One genomic region from Leifsonia poae encodes:
- a CDS encoding LssY C-terminal domain-containing protein — translation MPQTTVPTTAVPKTRSTTGRRRSANVLVDNAFFIFGGAAAVWLAWIALTESFAWGWFLVLFFVLFWLLLAYLVLPRLHRILTTIYVPDYFIGRARTSDGLLGDPINLAVLGSEAKLDEAMTRAGWTRADEVTLASSWRIVASTLLRRSYDEAPVSPLFLFGHQQDIAYQQEVKGNPAKRHHVRFWRCPDGWLLPGGHRADWMAAGTFDRAVGFSLFTLQVTHKIDANTDIERDHIVSSLTGADIGVGVDVIRDFSSGYHSRNGGGDSIETDGDLPVLDVRPVAVDETSVAVADHADNRRAALAERRPVPTVLGFLLMLLRVVAGGIFILLTVLEWRTFVQSVVIDPTTGSIDPTSLQVAEVVLAAVMVIMGIGLFVYLALAVFVYLGHNWARIAAMAFSAFLVVAAAINYFEGHGYVPLRNNLLGLPLDILVVLALSSQRSRLWARRVRPRPGDAGAATENAAADETTTR, via the coding sequence CGACCACCGGCCGCCGCCGGTCGGCCAACGTGCTCGTCGACAATGCCTTCTTCATCTTCGGCGGGGCGGCCGCGGTCTGGCTCGCCTGGATAGCGCTCACCGAGAGCTTCGCCTGGGGCTGGTTCCTCGTTCTGTTCTTCGTTCTGTTCTGGCTGCTGCTCGCCTATCTGGTGCTGCCGCGGTTGCACCGCATCCTCACGACCATCTACGTTCCCGACTACTTCATCGGCCGGGCGCGCACAAGCGACGGCCTGCTGGGCGACCCGATCAATCTGGCCGTGCTCGGCTCAGAGGCCAAGCTCGACGAGGCGATGACCCGCGCGGGGTGGACCCGTGCCGACGAAGTGACACTCGCCTCCAGCTGGCGCATCGTCGCGTCGACACTGCTGCGCCGAAGCTACGACGAGGCGCCGGTGAGCCCGCTGTTCCTGTTCGGCCACCAGCAGGACATCGCCTACCAGCAGGAGGTGAAAGGCAACCCGGCCAAGCGGCACCACGTGAGGTTCTGGCGCTGCCCGGACGGCTGGCTCCTCCCCGGCGGTCACCGCGCCGACTGGATGGCGGCCGGCACCTTCGATCGCGCGGTGGGCTTCTCGCTGTTCACCCTGCAGGTGACGCACAAGATCGACGCGAACACCGACATCGAGCGCGACCACATCGTGTCGAGCCTCACCGGCGCCGACATCGGCGTAGGGGTCGACGTCATCCGCGATTTCTCCTCCGGTTACCATTCGCGCAACGGCGGCGGCGACAGCATCGAGACGGATGGCGACCTGCCCGTTCTCGACGTGCGCCCGGTCGCGGTCGACGAGACGTCGGTGGCGGTCGCCGACCACGCCGACAATCGTCGCGCCGCCCTGGCCGAGCGTCGGCCGGTGCCGACCGTCCTCGGCTTCCTGCTCATGCTGCTGCGGGTGGTGGCGGGCGGGATCTTCATCCTGCTCACGGTGCTCGAGTGGCGCACGTTCGTACAATCCGTGGTGATCGACCCGACGACAGGCAGCATCGACCCGACGTCGCTCCAGGTCGCCGAGGTGGTTCTCGCCGCGGTCATGGTGATCATGGGGATCGGCCTCTTCGTGTATCTCGCGCTGGCCGTCTTCGTCTACCTGGGCCACAACTGGGCGCGCATCGCCGCGATGGCGTTCAGCGCCTTCCTCGTGGTCGCGGCCGCCATCAACTACTTCGAGGGCCACGGGTACGTACCGCTGCGCAACAACCTCCTCGGTCTTCCCCTCGACATCCTCGTCGTCCTCGCGCTGTCGTCGCAACGGTCCAGGCTCTGGGCGCGACGCGTGCGCCCGCGGCCGGGGGATGCGGGCGCCGCCACCGAGAACGCGGCGGCCGACGAGACGACCACCCGGTAA